Genomic segment of Pseudothermotoga hypogea DSM 11164 = NBRC 106472:
CCCACTTTTCTGGATCGAGCCTGGAAGGATCTGGCGAGAACTTCTTCAAATGTTCACGAACAGCCGTTAGATCGTACAACTCACACATCTGCTCGAAACTCGGTTGACAGAACCCCAAATGTTCAACCCTCGGTGGTGCATAGCCTGAAAGCTTTTCGAGTTTCACCCAGTAGAACCAGTCTGGGTGCTTCAGTATGAGATTACAGTCCCGTGCTGCGGTGCGTGGAATGAAATCGAGCACCACTCTGATTTCCAACATGTGGCACGCTTGAACGAACGCGGCGAACTCGTCCGCAACGTTCCAGCCATCGAGCAGTGGATCGTGGTAGCTTTCATCTATCTTCAAAAAATCCTTCACCGCGTACGGTGAACCGATCTCTCCTTTTTTGAACATGTTGCTCGATTGGGTGATCGGCAGCAAGTAAAGCACGTTGACTCCGAGCTTCTTAAAGTGTGGAAGCAAAAGAGTCATCTTCAAGAACGTGCCACCCTCGCGATAACCCAGCACATCGTCCTGCTCGAATCTACCAAAACCCTTGTGGTTGTAGGCACTGTTGGTGCGCACCAAGCTGCTGTAAAGCACAGCCTTCTTGATCCAACTTCTGTCTGGCTCACCCTTCTGAAGGGCCAGAGACGCTCCGACCTTCGCATCGAAGTTTCTGTTGCACTGCAACCATTCTCGAAGCTTTGAATAGACGATGGCAGGATCAACGAAGATCCTCTCACCATCTTCTTTCGAAGGTCCATCGTACCAACCTTCAAGCCAGACTCGAGGCAAGCAATAATCCATTCTTCCTCGCGAGCGAACACTGTTGAGCATTTCGAATATCACGTTCTCACCTCAGTAGTTTTCAAGATAGCTTCTCTGCTCTTCACTCAACTCATCTATCTCTATTTTCATACTTGCGAGTTTCATTCGTGCTATCTTTTCGTCGATGTGGGAAGGCACAGGATACACACCAGGTTCGAGGTTGGTTTTTGCAAGGTGGATCAGAGACAGAGCTTGGACGGCGAAGGAAAGATCCATTATCTCCACGGGATGTCCATCTGCAGCCGCCAGATTCACCAATCTTCCCTGAGCCAATAAATACAGCACTTTGCCATTCGCAAGCCTGTACGCTGTCACGTTCGGTCTGGCTTCGTACTTCTCCACACAGATTCTTTCCAAGGCTCTCACGTCCACCTCGACATCGAAGTGTCCCGCGTTCGCCAGTATCGCCCCATCCTTCATTTCAAGGAATTCTTTCTCGCTTATCACTTTCGTGTTCCCCGTCGCTGTGATGAAGAAATCGCCCAATTTTGCAGCTTGCGAAATCTTCATAACCTCAAAACCATCCATGACCGCTTCCAGCGCCTTCACGGGATCGACCTCGGTGACGATGACTCTCGCACCGAGCCCCCTCGCACGCATCGCGATGCCCTTACCACACCAACCATAACCACACACCACGGCGATCTTACCCGCAACGTTCAGATTCGTGTTCCTCATGATGCTGTCCCATGTCGATTGACCTGTGCCGTAACGATTGTCGAACAGATGTTTTGTGAAGGCATCGTTCACCGCGATCACCGGTACTTTGAGTAAACCTTTCTTGTGAAGCGCACGAAACCTTCTGAGCCCCGTCGTGGTCTCCTCGGTAACGCCTCTCAGATTCTTCAAAGCTTCTTGGTACTCTGTATGCGCGGTCACGGTCAGGTCTGCTCCGTCATCGAGGATCAAGTGAGGCTGAGTTGTCAAAACCTTTTTTATGTTGTCCATGTACACTCTTTCGTCTTCGGTGCGCTTCGCATAGACCGTTAAACCTCTTTCTCTCAACGCTTCTGCAACATCGTCTTGCGTACTCAAAGGATTGCTTCCAGTCACTATCACCTCTGCTCCAAGATCTCTCAGCAGCAGCGCGAGCCTCGCAGTCTTGGCTTCGAGATGGATCGACATGCCTATGCGAAGTTCCTTCAAAGGCTTCTGAGGACCGTACTCTTCTTCTATGGATTTGAGCAACGGCATGAACCTGTAAACCCAATCGATTTTCACATGACCCGACTTCAAAGATCTTCACTCCTTTCAGAAAATTCGTCTGACCAGGCTTATAGCTCCCTGCGGACAAACTTCATGACAAACGTAGCACTTTATGCACTTTTCGTAGTTGATCTTCATCTGGTCTATGTTTATCGCTTTTGCGGGACATCTCTCTTCACATATTTTACAGCGAACACACTTGGTTTTAGATATCCTCGGTGAACGTGCCAACCTCCTCGCGAGCATTCTGAGAGCCTCCGGTACTGGCAGCACGGGTGTCGTGATTGGAAGCTGTATTTGACCCGTCCAATCCCCTTCAACATCATGTTCGACGATGAGATTTCTCAGCAGCGACTCACGCACGGTGTAGATGAGCAGTGGATCGACGTTCAATCTCTTACAAAGCACAAAATCGAGCACGAAACCGTTGGTGCTCAGCGCTATCACTCCGAATCGCTTTGTCTTGCCGTTGGCTGGTCCGTTACCCTCCATGCCCACGACTCCGTCGACGATGTTCAGAGTGGGGTTCACCAACCTGTGCAAATCAACCAAGAAAGCAGCAAAATTCTCGTTCGTGCCACAGCGCATGTGCCAACCAGATTTCTCCAAGCCTGGGACACAACCGAAGGTGTTCTTCACAGCGAGCGTGAGGATCATTTGAGAATGCGTTTTCAACTTGGCCACGTTGATGATCTTGTCAACCTCGAAGATCCTTCTGTCCAAGTTTATCTTCTTATAGATTTGTCCAGCGACCGTGATGGGTTGATCCAGTTCGAAAATCGGTACGTTCATTTCCTCACACACATCTTTTATGCCCGTCTTCTCGGCTACCCTTTGAAAACTGCCCGAAGCGGGACTGTCTGCGACCATCGCGTGGCACTTCAGATCTTTGAGAAAAATCAGAACGGCTTTCAATATTGCTGGATGCGTTGTTACGGCCTCTTCCGGTCTTCTCGCTGAAAGCATGTTGGGCTTGACCAAGACCGAATCTCCCGGTGTGAACAGGTGCGAGAAGCTTTTCAGAGAACTTCGCAATTGCTCCATGGCGTATTCGTACGAGTCGCAACGTAGCAGTGATACCTTCATAGCGACCTCCTGATATGAAGATGTTGTATCTTTACTTGAACAGAGTGATTCACAGGCTCGACCATAGTTTATCATCATTTTCGGAGGATTGGGATGACGCACGTGGTGCTGAACCAAGTTCTGGCGATCTTCCTTTTGACGGCTTTCGGGTTCGTTTTGAAGAAGATAAATCTCCTGAACGATGGATTCACCAAGAGCAGTTCGGATCTCATCGTTTATGTGACACTGCCGGCGATGATAATAAATTCCATGGACAGGGAGTTCTCAAAAGACGTTGCAACGACCTCGTTGCAAGTCTTCCTCACCGGAGCAATAATGTACGGCTTCACGATCTTGCTCGCGATCTTGCTCGTTCGCTTCAGAAAGTACGAAGAAACGCAGCGCGGGGTTTACATGTACATGGTCATCTTCGGAAACGTTGGTTATCTGGGTTATCCCATAATGAACGTTCTCTATGGAGAGATAGGCGTCTTTTACTCGGCGGTCTTCAACATCTGGTTCAACATTCTCACTTGGACGATCGGCGTGAGCATCATGGCGCGTGGCAGGCTCAATTTCAGAAGGATATTGATCAACCCAGGTTTGTTGTCGACACTCTTCGGTCTATTCATTTTTCTGACACCGTTGAGATTGCCCACGCTGGTCAAGTCCGTTCTCGACAGCGTCGGGTCGATGACGACACCGCTCGCGATGTTCTTGGTGGGGGCTTTCTTGGCGGAGGCACATTTGAAAGACTTCGTCGCAGAGATAGATCTGTACCTCGCCTCCATATTGAAACTGGTCGTCGCACCAGCTTTGGTGTATCTGGTCATGTCGTACACAGACCTGCCAACGATCGTGAAAGTCTTGCCCGTCGTGATGGCGGGAATGCCTTCGGGTGTGAACACGGCCATCTTCGCGAGGATGTTCGACAAGGACTACAAACTCGCGGCCCAAGGTGTGGTGCTTTCCACCGCTTTGTCGATGATCAGTCTGCCCGTTCTCATACTCATGGTTGTGAGATGAAGTCAAAAGCACTTGATCGGTTGCACTGTGTGTGATAAAATTTGTGTGTACGCCGAGGTGGCGGAACTGGCAGACGCGACTGACTCAAAATCAGTTGAGGGTTGACCCCCTCGTGCGGGTTCGACTCCCGCCCTCGGCACCAAACCCGCCGTGAGGCGGGTTTTTGTTTGAAATTCGTCGAGAAGAAAACTACTTCCGCAGGCGTTAGTAACTTCCGCCCCCGAAAGTGATACAATACCATCGGGGTGGTTCAATGTTGTTCTCTTCTACACCAAAAGCGACCAGAGAAGAACTTTTCGACAGAGAGGAAGAACTCTCTGAGCTCGAAAAGCTTTTGAACATCTATCCCATCGTGGTGGTCACTGGCCTTCGCAGGGTCGGAAAGTCTTCCTTGATAAGGGTCTATCTCAACGAGCATGAGAATTACTTCATGTCGATCGACGTGAGAAAGCTGTACGAGATGTCTTTTGGGAACATCTCATCGCTGCATCTGACGAGGCTGGTCGGTGAAGAGCTGAACAAGATTTCGAAAATCGAGAAACTCTCGTCGTTCTTGAGAAAGATTCGAGGAATCAGTATCCATGGGAGCTCAGTGGAAATCGATGCGAAACAGTTCGAACTTTCCGACATGTTCGAAAAGCTCGAAGCCTTCGCCGCGAAAAACAACAAGAATTTCATCGTCTTCTTCGATGAAGCCCAGTATTTGAAATTCTACGGCGCAAGGGGCGGGGAAGAGATACGGATGTTGTTGGCGTACAGCTACGACAATCTGCCCCACGTGAGGTTTATCTTCACAGGTTCGGAAGTTGGTATGCTTCACGATTTCTTGAAGTTCGAAGATCCCGATTCGCCTTTGTACGGCAGAGCCATGGGGTTCCTCACAGTGAAGCCTTTCAGCTTTGAACTGTCACTGGAGTTCCTCAGGAAAGGTTTCGAAGAACTCGAAGAAAAAATCGATTTCGATCTCTCCGAGGTTGTGAAACAGTTAGACGGCATTGTGGGCTATCTGGTTCTGTTCGGACTCAAGTACATGACGATGAAGAACAAGGATAAGGCCCTTCAGGAAGTCTTCTCAACGATGAGCGTGTTGTTCGAAAAAGAACTTTCAGAGATCACCAAAAGAAGTCCACGTTACATGACAGTTTTGAAATCGATCGCCATTGGCATCAACACGTGGACAGGATTGAAGAACGTGCTCCACGCCAGGGGAGACTTCGTGAGCGATTCAAGACTTTTCTCCGTGCTCGAAACGCTTCAAAAGCTGTCTCTCGTAGAAAAATTCCAAGATCGTTACAGAATCACCGACCAAGTTCTCGAGAGGATCCTCAGAGAGAACAGGGTATGAAAATCATCACTCGAACTGTTCAGAGTGATACAACTTTCGATAGTCTTGTAGTATAATTGCTTCAGTAAATCACGCTCGAAGGGGGATGCATGTGAGGTACGGTAGGTTGGTGTTTGTCAGTGTCGTCACAGTTACGCTGATCTTGGCTGGGTGTACCATGCTCGATCTGTTCGGGAAATCACCAACACAATTGGCAAAGGATCTTTTGGACATCGTATTTACAGCCAGCGCAACAGAGTTGGTCTACGTCGAACCCGATGACTCCGAAATGTCGGACTACGCCAGCAGCGTCGTTTATTGGTTTCGACAATTTCTAAAGTTTGGCGGTACAGCCACTCCCACCAAGATAGAGGTCACCAACGTCGTTGAGTATACGAACTACAAGTTTTATCAAGTGAGTGGTGCACCGGACTTCGTTGAAAAGGTCTACATGATCAACATCGCACTGACCTACTCAGCTACGAAAGTGGCAACAGAGATTCCCATGATCACGATCAAAAACGTTCAGAACAAAGCTTACTTTTTCACGGTATATTTAGACAATGAGCAACCAACTCTTTATCCGAGTCCG
This window contains:
- a CDS encoding DUF362 domain-containing protein; this translates as MKVSLLRCDSYEYAMEQLRSSLKSFSHLFTPGDSVLVKPNMLSARRPEEAVTTHPAILKAVLIFLKDLKCHAMVADSPASGSFQRVAEKTGIKDVCEEMNVPIFELDQPITVAGQIYKKINLDRRIFEVDKIINVAKLKTHSQMILTLAVKNTFGCVPGLEKSGWHMRCGTNENFAAFLVDLHRLVNPTLNIVDGVVGMEGNGPANGKTKRFGVIALSTNGFVLDFVLCKRLNVDPLLIYTVRESLLRNLIVEHDVEGDWTGQIQLPITTPVLPVPEALRMLARRLARSPRISKTKCVRCKICEERCPAKAINIDQMKINYEKCIKCYVCHEVCPQGAISLVRRIF
- a CDS encoding adenosylhomocysteinase → MKSGHVKIDWVYRFMPLLKSIEEEYGPQKPLKELRIGMSIHLEAKTARLALLLRDLGAEVIVTGSNPLSTQDDVAEALRERGLTVYAKRTEDERVYMDNIKKVLTTQPHLILDDGADLTVTAHTEYQEALKNLRGVTEETTTGLRRFRALHKKGLLKVPVIAVNDAFTKHLFDNRYGTGQSTWDSIMRNTNLNVAGKIAVVCGYGWCGKGIAMRARGLGARVIVTEVDPVKALEAVMDGFEVMKISQAAKLGDFFITATGNTKVISEKEFLEMKDGAILANAGHFDVEVDVRALERICVEKYEARPNVTAYRLANGKVLYLLAQGRLVNLAAADGHPVEIMDLSFAVQALSLIHLAKTNLEPGVYPVPSHIDEKIARMKLASMKIEIDELSEEQRSYLENY
- a CDS encoding AAA family ATPase, whose translation is MLFSSTPKATREELFDREEELSELEKLLNIYPIVVVTGLRRVGKSSLIRVYLNEHENYFMSIDVRKLYEMSFGNISSLHLTRLVGEELNKISKIEKLSSFLRKIRGISIHGSSVEIDAKQFELSDMFEKLEAFAAKNNKNFIVFFDEAQYLKFYGARGGEEIRMLLAYSYDNLPHVRFIFTGSEVGMLHDFLKFEDPDSPLYGRAMGFLTVKPFSFELSLEFLRKGFEELEEKIDFDLSEVVKQLDGIVGYLVLFGLKYMTMKNKDKALQEVFSTMSVLFEKELSEITKRSPRYMTVLKSIAIGINTWTGLKNVLHARGDFVSDSRLFSVLETLQKLSLVEKFQDRYRITDQVLERILRENRV
- a CDS encoding AEC family transporter — translated: MTHVVLNQVLAIFLLTAFGFVLKKINLLNDGFTKSSSDLIVYVTLPAMIINSMDREFSKDVATTSLQVFLTGAIMYGFTILLAILLVRFRKYEETQRGVYMYMVIFGNVGYLGYPIMNVLYGEIGVFYSAVFNIWFNILTWTIGVSIMARGRLNFRRILINPGLLSTLFGLFIFLTPLRLPTLVKSVLDSVGSMTTPLAMFLVGAFLAEAHLKDFVAEIDLYLASILKLVVAPALVYLVMSYTDLPTIVKVLPVVMAGMPSGVNTAIFARMFDKDYKLAAQGVVLSTALSMISLPVLILMVVR